In the genome of Rhodamnia argentea isolate NSW1041297 chromosome 3, ASM2092103v1, whole genome shotgun sequence, one region contains:
- the LOC115727416 gene encoding uncharacterized protein LOC115727416, translating into MVDLQVVCCMCGDVGFPDKLFRCSKCRNRFQHSYCSSYYGEISEPIAQCDWCQSEQRSARTHGVPSRRSGAANVNTGGPKSEYSGDRMIKQHDGEDGTAPAAAAATDKGKNPSPRTATRRYKLLKDVMC; encoded by the exons ATGGTGGATCTTCAAGTCGTGTGCTGCATGTGCGGCGACGTCGGGTTCCCGGACAAGCTCTTCCGCTGCAGCAAGTGCCGCAACCGCTTTCAACACTC GTACTGCAGCAGCTATTATGGCGAAATCTCCGAGCCGATCGCACAGTGCGACTGGTGCCAGAGCGAGCAGAGAAGCGCGCGGACACACGGGGTTCCATCGCGGAGATCCGGGGCTGCAAACGTCAACACGGGCGGCCCGAAGTCCGAGTACTCCGGCGACCGGATGATCAAGCAGCATGATGGCGAGGACGGTaccgcccccgccgccgccgccgctaccGACAAGGGGAAGAACCCCTCCCCGCGGACCGCCACCCGCAGGTACAAGCTTCTCAAGGATGTCATGTGCTAG